TTTAAATTTAAGTTGAAAGTTGTGAAGTTGAAGGAATGATGGCCAGAAGATGGTTAAGAAAGTTTCAAATTAGCTGCAATACACTACACAATAAAAATctaagtacttttacaaaagatttcttcggaaaccagttgtcaagaaatagtttgtaataatagaaaaaaatatatagatttgcacaacacatggctatagttatttttgcccgtatgaaatacgtttctcgagatattactgagtatttcattcgaaaattggcgcataattttatttttttaaattatagttttattcaAGCATACACTTTTCAATACTATGAAAAGATAaaagaattttcaaaaattttactttataatgtTTTATCTTGCTTATCAATTTGGgaagttagtactggaaagctatcaagggaacggtttacaaataactttaaccatggGAGGTACTGGgtaaacacaaagcataaatgcccggggtaATAATAATCTGAATCCagtattttgcagtgatacattgttttcatgtaaatgtacaaatatctttattggttctgttccatttacaaaagaaataacGGCGTGTAGTTATGAATAGGGGTAGTAAGTAGTATGTTTGAAGAATGTCGatggtctgaagtagcttggcttctgggttgcagccgtgtcctcggcgaataattcaccgacgtttcggtcgacaggtacaggtaaactgctccctgatgatggcgactgcaacgtcgaccgaaacgtcggtgaggaCACGGccacaaaccagaagccaagctacttctgacGACGGCCGCGAGAGCCTGAGAACGTTGTTGACGTCGACGGTGCAGGAGAGAACCGCTACGTGTGCCACCGCTGCGGCCGCCTGTACGGGGTGCCGAACCCGCTCAAGATCCACCTGGCGCTGTCCTGCGACCGCCTGGACATGGGCAGCCTGTGGGCGCGGCTCAAGGACCTCCCCCTTGCTCCCCCCGCCCCGGAGCTCCGCCGACACCCGGGGCTGCTGCCCTCGGCCGGCGGGGGGTCGGCCTTCCGGCCCTACGGCAAGGGCTCGCCCGACGCGCGGGTCCCGCCCTCCCCGCTCGCCCTCGTGGCCGGGACCCGGGGGTCGCTGGCGGCCACCGTGGAGGCGTACCACCAGCAGGCCGCCGTCATGGAGACTCTGGTCAGCAACCTGGGCCGCTCGCGCCAGGGCCACCTCTGCATCTACTGCGGCAAGGTGTACTCCAGGAAGTACGGCCTCAAGATACACATACGGTGAGCTCCGCTCCTCCGCTTACATGAGCCTACATTTCCGTCTCTtccagccaggggcgcaacaactaaatttccaaagggaggacaatatacctttttataaagaatcatcgatcccccctattgaagcggggggtccgggggtcctcccccgggaaaatttgtatttcaaggtggaaaatggtgctatttaagcagttttattatctaaaaattgattacacagcactttctttgcccccgtttgcccccacttcaaggtttcagagggagggcgggggaggcaaaatacccttgcccccccccccctgttgttgcgcccctgcttccaGCGTCATTGTTGATTGTTTCGGGACTTCATCGTGATTTTCGTAAATGGTTCTTcattaactttactttttttCGTGACTTTGGTGACCGTGTTGAAGTGTGTCGTTGAAGTGTGGTTGGCACCTGTGGTTCCAGGACGCACACGGGCTACAAGCCGCTCAGCTGCAAGGTGTGCCTGCGCCCTTTCGGCGACCCCAGCAACCTCAACAAGCATGTGAGACTGCACACCGGCGGCGAGACGCCCTACAAGTGAGCCGCCGCGCCGGGTGTCGGCGCCCTTCCCCCCATCACTCGTGCACAACTGGCTGTTCTAGTCCTGACACTCGCATCATGACGTCCTCCATTACTACCATGATGACAATACAGTGTGCGAAACATACCCTACCGCAGTGTTGTGGCGTATGTCCCGTTcaagttcattttttttatatttaaatttaacacgATTAAACTTGAAAACTTTTTGGTTGGCCAAATTTCaacaaatgataaaaatatatataaatatagtgcacactttttcataattagctggaaatgttgaatttttaataattttgggcAGTCTCGATAAGAGGAACCAAATGGAAAAAAAACCCTGAAAATCTTTCACGTTTAAAAACAATGCTGGTGGCTCCTTTGTGTTagggtttgaatttatttaagatttttttttttatgtttcgccTTTCAAAATCAATAAAGGTTTGCTCATATAGATTTCCGTTAAAATCAAATCCGTTTTAAGGCCGGTCTACATATAATCCATTTTAAACAACACGTTTGTACTTACTCCGGTGGTTTGGTTATCATGCATAGGAAGAACCACCAAGAAACTTATGCAGGATGTTCTGCTTATCTTTCTTTCTGCTGTATTGGGTACTTCCTTATATCCTAAAGAGGTTCGTGTGGTGCGCAGGTGCGAGCAGATTATCTTATagctaaacattattattataaattggcTTTTCATCCCAAGATGTAATCCCCTGTTGGGGTTTGCTTGGGTTTAATATATTCTGTATACACAAATATTATATATTCCATTATAcaatacacattaaaaatttttttttatattccttagTCGTTTTTTCAGGGAATAGCATTGTCGTCATCATTGTAATCCTAACTCCGCCTGTTCGATTACTCCGACTTAAGACGAACAGGCAAGAAACTTCAGTGGGTCATTATACACTTTTCATCTGTTAACAATTAGTCTTCCTGTACTTATTTTgtccattttttgacgtgacaacgtctaataaatctatgaacgccggctgcatacacgaaaaatgtgtcccgttacgcacattgttccgttacgctgtgtcccattacgctcattgtacgcttgcgccgcatctatctctcttccactcgattggcctatgcgtccgaggagaagaaagacagcggcagcacacaacttacatctacacgtgaactgtttcgtcgactggttataaagtgaagtgaaaagttaacgtggttttctcattgcttattacaacaacaacaatttcggcaataaaggtcaattattcttgcatttcaaaaatctgattactggtataatttcaagtatttattttttcttattattaaaataaaaattattcaattttattcataaatgtatccaataatttcatcaatgctttgttatgacgttgtcacgttaaactatcgtccgtaaaccgactttacagacaaccaattttttaacgagacaacgtctaataaatcgatgaacgccggctgaacgcacgaaaaagtgtcccgttacgcaaattttcccgttacgctgtgtcccgttacgctcattgtacgcttgcgccgcatctatctctcttccactcgattggaacaaccatcgatttgactttttcgaggcacattaaacttgaaacactcccattcgtttcctacttttccaatcatcgtcctatcctaaacagaataacacagattggaagaagttaaatagcaaacatgtatgaaagttatagtttaaaataatctcttcgttaaaggaaaaaaaaaaacacatttgaactaatgagtgcaaataaaagtaaatttatcaattaaattgtagatttcatttcactccttctttgtatccatacaaaatagtgataattcaattaaaaaatgattcaattttattcataaacgtatgcaatcatttcatcaatgttttgttatgacgtcgccacgtttaaaccatcgtccgtaaaccgacttttgcagacaaccaatgtttttttttgtaatgttgtgCCTATCGTGTTTGTATTGTGTGTTGTCGCAGGTGCGAGCAGTGCGGCAAGGTGCTGGTGCGGCGACGGGACCTGGACAGGCACCTCAGGTCCAGGCACTCGCCGACAGACCCCGCGGCGACGACGGGGCAGCAGCCGGCGTAGCGCCCCGGGCGGCCGGGCGAACAACGCGACCAGCGCAGCGCTAGTCAAACCACGGCCGTCGCAAACACCCTAcatctagcagaaaaaaaaatgatttatccccgggacattttttttaatgttaagtcTTGTTTACCATGaatcataggcgtgcctacaaaaaagggggggggggcaggtgggccatgccccccccctcctaatgtaatcactcagataggcattttctctaatgcgttcgttaatattcgtatattcctggcactgtgacactcgaactgtttgctcattgttgcagcgtgctaattaacaatatttttaaacattttatcgttctggaaatacagccacCTTAGTTTATTTAATACACGAGGTCATggacaagcaaaaaaaatatatatatatatatatatattttaagaggttggttaaagttctgttgtctgaattgctgtgtttgcattcactaaaaagaagttcatttcaaggtagatctggaccaagctattggaaattcgagggggggaaatgtgtaagtaccctttaaacattgtctatggggaaaaaaaaaaaaaaatttcaagattgttaaaattatacggatataaatattaactagtaaacatatctcgttgatactgcaggccctaatggaaatgtctgggcacgcctatgccaTGAATGCATACCTGTAATATGGCCAGTAAGTTACTTCAACATCATTACTCCGTTCACACTGCAGTCTACGTGGTGTAGATTCACTCAATGACAGTTTGCGCGAATGGCGACAGCCGAGTCGACTGAAGCAACGGGTGCATGCGCGGCGCGGGGTACAGCACGAAATCATGTCGAAGGTTTACCGAACACGAATGCGACGATGCGGGCGGTGTCATTGGATAATCGTCGTTGAGCGGCAGCGCGGCGAGttcaaaatattaatgtaataataagTAATTAGTGTGGAACAACAAGTGTGTATATTTCAATGTGATAGCTTCGAACGAATAACATTTGCAATCACAAATTTCTTGCCTtcattttggggggggggggggggggttgaacgcCCAAAACACCCCCTCTGGCTACGCCCATGATGCATACTAAATTGTAAATTAGTTGATTGTGATTTAATTACGATCAGCTAGTCGTGCGAAAATCtatcccctccccccaaaaaactTTTTCCTTTATCTGAACCAAAAACAAACCAtagttataaatttgtttttgagaattatattttttttgaatagtACAAACATAACCTAGATTTTACTTcgacaacagaaacaaaatccgaagatgcacgaacgtTGATTTCAATGAATACATAGTAGGTTTCTCGTCCGCTGGGCTTGTCCACGAGGCATATGTTAGAATGACGTAAGAGCGAGTGTGCGCTTCTGCGAAACGCGCCAGCACATGCCTACGTCACTGCGTAGACAATGCTTTGGTTTGGATACGTAAAGTGAGTATGAGCACCTGATTACTCAAATAAAATTTCTATGGACATTTAAATTACAGTTGGGTAGGGGGAAATGTGTGACAATATATTTCACTGCAATTTCGACATACAATTCACctaatatgtttataaattaaaaaacaatagTGTCAActctaaaaataccaaatatcTTGCAGTGGGTTCCGTCGCCGCTCACGAACGCACTGGCGATTGTGTGTCGTCATCGTTGGTCTGCAATGGCGTAACGATAAGAAGTAAACAACTTTGTCTGCTTCATCAGTCATTTCGGGACTCACTGCAGTGATTTTAGTGCGTATAAAACAGAAaccttttatttttgaattttgtttccctgcattttctatttaaaacaattctaaaaataaattgcCTAGCTAAAATGTTTTAGTTAGAATCTAggtaacttatatttaaaaaattcatattaaaaaaatttattctgaagAAAGTTTTATGTCGCATTATCCCAAAATATAATGTAGGTTACTCTACATGTAATACAATCCTAATCtgtctacatatttttttttacaaatgaaaattaaatggcGTACCAAAACCCGATATCACTGAAAATACTCAACCTTTACAGACGCTgtcgtaaatattttatttgtacatCTAGTTCGTAAATATGTTCAAGTACATTAAAATGTGTTTAgaatttcacgaaaaaaaatactgtcaaattgCACTTTTGTTTCATTGTTAGCTAAAAAACAGCCACAAACCTGATAAATACCTACCTTTCTCTTATTTTAATACACTCACTTAACGTATTGAACCAAGATTTATCAAGACAAACTATAATATGTGTTTTCGTATTTTGCCACTACCCAATATTGATTTTGTAGCAAATTTCTCGGATGGGTTTAGcataaacaatatatttaaatacttgTATTTACAAGCGGctattgttttgaaataaaaatattatttgaataattCGACTATTTTAGGCAATTGATTTATTGACTTGGTTGTTCTCAAAGTTGAAAATGGTATCAGTAGCCTAGCCCGTAAACTTCCTTTATCATGTCTAGAGCTACATGTAATACATTTACTGAGACTTTTGCAGTGCCTTTCTAGAAGTCAGTGTGTGCTGTGCAAACGTGCCTGGATGAACCTTATTGCCTGTATATTCGCGAGTTGCGttggtgctttattttatttttttaaattttatacagcaCAGGGATACTCACTAGTGCCttgaaaacttttaaaacttgTAAGGCGCATGCCTCTGTTGCTACTGTAATTCATATCAATAGGCTTCTTCCACGCTTGTACTCATCCACAAGTTCCAATATGATGCCTTcgtattttgtacattttttgtatataaaatgaaataaataaaaaataaactaattttcttTCGTGTTCATTTTTCTGTTTTCTTATTGTGATTGTTTTGGTAACCATCAAAAGCAACAATTTGAACTTATTTCTAGTCACATTAATCGaagcaaaaaaacaaacaaacgatCATATAAAACAGCAGATGCTAcagacataccaaacatatttgTAGGAAAATATAACTTTAGGCAAATTGTGAGCAAATAAATAACTGGAAACAATATGAGAAAAACAAATAACATTTCAACGTATTCTAGCACGTACTTGTTCATTGGGTGATGCATTTAGTTCTGTACGAATTCttgtttgtttgtcccgtatgcgttTCTAAAAAATTCATCCCATCTCgattaaattttgcacacttgacctttaaaacacgaggaaggaaaccgtctaggtgagatttcgaaaaaccaccccaTTCGCCTTTTCCACACTTTAATGCAGAAATGAGGTATTTCTAGATGAAAATTGGCAcacataaaattgaaaataataagaaaataactgttcaatatataattttaaaaaaagtgtaaggCCACTGCCTACGTGAGATTTTTAAAAACCTCACAATTCCATTTTTTATTCCTTAAAGCATTCATTTCTTTGGTACAGATAAACAAAATTAAGCACAATTAATGTTAAACGCAAGATGAAATATACTGCTTTATCTGATTTCAGAATAGCCACCCCATATTCCTGTCTACATACggtatcagaaaaaaaaacccttcccCTTTTCCAGTCCTTAAAACAGGATActggtatttatttatgacatttttgttatttccaccccttgcagtaatgttttgtatgattaaaaattattcagacaaaaattttaagtaaaaattataagatttacaaaaaaacatttgaatggatttgatagtgtaccaacTAAGGGAGGTATGAACTTTTATTTCAAATTCTGCCACGacattttttcaaccctttgcaacAATGGtccgtctaatcaaaaattgtttcggacaaaagttttagataaaaattataaaataaatataaactttgtaTGTATTCGATGTTGTGGCTACGAAGACCTTCCCGCCTATTCGTCTGGAGTTTGTCTGAAAAATCAACTTGAGAATATCCCATTACACCTCCTCCCCCATGCAGGCTTTGACGTGAGTGTGTAAATACTAACATTTAAACATTTCAGAACTACATGTCATAAAGATATTTTTAAGCCTAGCTCAGGTGACGTGGTTTAATCACGTATCAATCATGTGGACACGAGATAAAGACGCTGTCAGTTATTTTTTCTACACGCTCACCTCTCGCTATCTTTCAAGTACGCAAGGATGATCACGTGCCGAACACAATACCACGAGAagggaatataaaaataattgatgGAGCGGGGTTCTTCTGAAGGCTCCCGGTGATCTCCGAGTGCCGCAAGCGCAGCGCTGAACCGGGAGGTTGTCGATAAAAAGGAGCTCCCGCCGGTGTCCGGTGCTATCGTCACGATGCTGCTGAAGACTGCGGCGGCGCTGTGTCTCTTGGCGGGAGTCCTCGCCGAGAAGGCTCGCTACGACAACTACAGGGTGTTCCGGCTCACACCGGCCACCCAGTCGCAGGTGGAGGCGCTCAGAGCCCTCGAGGAGAACCCAGATGGGGTGAGCACTTACACACCCCTCGTTACATTCGTGCGGATATATTGTCTGTTGTCTATTTTCTCAACAACGTCTTTCTCTTGAGATCACTCaaggccggtgcaaggtaaattggcgccctaggcgaaaaacctttatttcccccccccccccccctccacccttcggaaacccaaaaaaaaaaattgtccttgcccTAAAATACACCACGTaaacctaagattttgtcaacaatcaaatgtaagcaggcttgttattttttttttcttttttacttattacaaatcataaacaggtcaccgtggactttaaataattacttgtatcaatataaacattccaaactgttacaaaaatccattttcagctagtttcaataatcgttaaacatattatatcagctgttatgtgtcgtgctgcgccgcccccagctacttggcgccctgggcggttgcctagttcgcctatatggacgcgccagcCCTGAGATCACTTGCTCTTTTTCTTGCGATAATACCAAGcggaaaaatgaatttaatttagtATTTCGTTACGAATTTGTTTCAATGCagcacgtcaaaaaatatttgtcaGATTTAAATAGCCTGTATCTTTTCGGAGGGATTCGGCGTCGGATGTTCAAGCGAACTAATTGGTTCCACCGAGTCCAGGGGGCGCACGGAGACTAACCTCGGGGCGTGACGTCACCCGTGTGCAAGCACCAATAGTACCTGGACCTGGCCCGCACTCGGCGTCGGGCAAGCTATAGTCGTCGCTACAGCGAGCTCTGATGGCGTCCCACAcgaccatggaggtattagtcttaAGGAGTGGCTGGTATGTTCTGAAGTTGAAACCACTCTAGGTAGCAATttgttaacaaaacaaaacaaaacgtagCTGCAAAAAGAGCAATGATATCTTGACGGAAACTCTCTATAAGGAATAACTGTAAAATGGCCATCTTGCCAACAAACAAATATGATAACAACACGTCAGCAAGGAATTAGCGTTAAATTCCAGtataaccaaaaattattttactatccaGAACGGGAAGAAAGGTTGGGGGGAGGTTGAAGGGtcgttataattttatttatatattcaaaTTTTGTTTGGCGCAGTTAAGGCGTGTACGCCCTCCCTTACACTATACCATGATACATAAACAACGTGTATTAAGTTATATCTAGGAATCAAACAtgaaattacatactaacaaattacatcaattactgataaataaataagaatttaacatcaaattgtaatattaatataaaccatattgttatgattcaaccttaagatgatctcaattatttactattctaagacagggtgatagggggctcaagactaacaatgaaagacaattcaatatggagacttgatttactgtcacgtactattatagagttagcggtcaccaaattagacaattatcggggagcctcgctaccacacctcggcaggttccttacccacgctgtgctgggtcgcgctcgcggcaggaattcgacgacggactgcggcggccgaggaccacggcgctccgtggttccggcgtcacgacttcagccgtccagtcgccggtgaccagaagaagcccctcctcgacggtggctgtcgtttttattcttccgtccgcgtTCGTGTTGAcgttccgtgttgtcctcttttctctcgcagcggcggtcggccttcggcgacccgcgtcgctgtttcgctggcggtgttgaaattgctgacacctcgtgtttgactcagggcgagcctcgaagccgcttgccagagtgctcagagcgagtcataacaatataaaataatgtattaagtataaaaattaaaaaaagtattaaaatataatcaatattacCTTTAACTACTGGAAATACTaagataacacaaagcataaatgcccgggtaagaatctgaatccAGTATCAATGGGAACACGATTTGAAAGTGacccagttgttttcattcaaatgttaatattaacaaatatatgtaatttcacatgaatatttctgttacaattaaaataataataataattacagtgcTTTAAATAGCAAGGAGTGACGGCTGTCCTCTTGGTCCCGCGAAACATTCTTAAATTTCTGAAACTCACGAACATACCAGGGACACACAAAATTCAATCTTTCGTTTGTACAAGGAATCGAAGTGCGTATTTGCAGAATAAACTTGTTTTCGTCTTCAGTTGGCTGATACATCAGTCAGTCAACAAGTGACTAACATTATCTTAGCACACGGAGCAATAAACACATTGCTACACGCCAAACAGCTTCTTAGACCTGCAATTCGCCTTCCCATGCGAATAGTTGTAAGCACAATAAAATATATGGCTTGGGAATGActgctaataaattataatggtaGGAATATTATGGTAGACTAATGGTAGTATATACAGGCGTAGTGACGTAACAAAATTACTAGATTTAGCTTCGCGTGTACTTAGCGATGTCCGTTAGCCGGTCCCCGGGTACAGCGGTGCGTAATGTTTACGTTCGAATCACTGTTTTCGGATCGTACATCGAGCACAGATAGCAAGGGGAAAGCTGCTCGTACAAACGGCCAGAAATAGTGCtgtgtcgttcgtgaacgattcgttcacaATGAACGATTCTTTGAGAGAACGAAGAATGTAAGAAATCTGTTCTTGAAGAGTCAATTACTCGCAAGCTGAACACGTTTCGGGAGAATATAAAACGCAGAGAGAACGAGAGAAGTACCGGCaagtctgattcgttcgtaaaatgacTCGTTACGTCGGGAGCACGGCAAACAAGTGATCGTAGCGTGTGCGTGTTCACAAAGGCAAATGATAAATAATCAAAGAATAGGGTAACATGGAAAGAGTAGGAATATTCCGTTCGTTACAATTATTATTCATGTACTGTCTaggatttttaataaaattatctgCGAGAGCTTTGAAACGTGTTCACGCACAATTTTTTGTCTCAGCTAGACGTCTGGAATTTCATATATCCGCCCAATCACCTAGACGTAACGAATACTTGAATGGACGAATGAGTTATGACTCTTGAGATGTGCCATATCCCGTTGTCGGTGGTCATAACAAAATGAGCGAATGTTTTGAaagaatcatttcacggaactgattcAAATGAATCGGTTCGGTCAACGGAATAGCGCCCATCTCTAGCCAGAAAGTCTCAGAACGAACGTTTCTtgttaatgtaaaaatgagtgtTTATAATAGTGTGGGCTGAAAGTCTTCCGTGATGTCAGCATGAAGacgagggggacgcaccacaacgccgaaaaaccacaacgccgaacgtacaataacgccgaaaaccataacgccgaatgccaaattgactacaacgctgacagctagaaaactgctgtgtaccacatcgccgaattaccataacgccgaaatacattaaccccgaaaaatgtcattgcagg
Above is a genomic segment from Bacillus rossius redtenbacheri isolate Brsri chromosome 7, Brsri_v3, whole genome shotgun sequence containing:
- the LOC134534563 gene encoding zinc finger protein 846, with the translated sequence MQPAALAAEDLPQGACSDEFDADAFLRPSRDARTVTAATTTTVEVRSSAGRLRAHPPGRDYGWVRALPLADDCHSCNVLLHPGPRGLVLLVVRPVRQGEPLLLWLSEPLLAVCAVPFLSPCNIQGENRYVCHRCGRLYGVPNPLKIHLALSCDRLDMGSLWARLKDLPLAPPAPELRRHPGLLPSAGGGSAFRPYGKGSPDARVPPSPLALVAGTRGSLAATVEAYHQQAAVMETLVSNLGRSRQGHLCIYCGKVYSRKYGLKIHIRTHTGYKPLSCKVCLRPFGDPSNLNKHVRLHTGGETPYKCEQCGKVLVRRRDLDRHLRSRHSPTDPAATTGQQPA